The Imtechella halotolerans DNA window AATTGTGTACGGAAGACCACTAAAAAATGGGCGAACCATTTTTGGAGGAATAATACCATACGACAAAGTGTGGCGTACAGGAGCTAATGAAGCCACCGAAATTACTTTTTATAAAGATGTTGTATTTGGAGGACAAGCCGTTAAAGCGGGAACTTATTCGTTGTTTACTATTCCTGGAAAAAAAGAGTGGACTTTCATACTTAATAAAGATTTAGATATCTGGGGAGCCTACTCTTATAAAGAGGACTTGGATGTAGCGCGCGTTGTTGTACCGGTTGAAAAATTAGAAGATACTATTGAAGCTTTTTCAATCACTTTTTCTGGTTCAGAAAGCGGAGTTGATTTAGTTCTAGGGTGGGACACCACGAAGACCTCGGTTACTATTGAACTTTAAACTACTACAATATAATTGTAAATAATAGAGCCGTGTAAAACACGGCTCTATTATTATTAGTTAACTTGCTTACCTCCCAGATACGTTTGTTCTACCTTCATCATTAAAACCTCATCAATAGGCACCCTCATTATATCCTTATCTAAAACAATAAAATCAGCCCATTTACCTATCTCAATACTTCCCTTCTCCTTCTCTTCAAAATTAGAATAAGCACTCCATATGGTCATACCACGTAAAGCTTCCTGTCTACTAAGCGCATCCTTCATTTGAAATCCTTCCTGAGGAAACAGCTTTGAATCCTTCCGAGCAACAGCAGCATAGAAAGTATGAAATGGATTCACCTGTTCTACTGGAAAATCAGTTCCCAAAGCAACTAATCCTGCCTTTTCCAACAAGGTCTTATAAGCATATGCACCTTGCATACGACTACTTCCTATGCGCTCCTCCGCCCAATACATATCACTTGTTGCATGTGTTGGTTGAATTGAAGGAATAATACCTTTAGAGAAATAATCAAAATCGTTTACATCAACAATCTGCGCATGTTCAATTTTCCATCTGCGATCTCCCTTTCCTTGCAAAGCAGATTGATACGCTTTGAGAATAACTACATTAGCAGAATCTCCAATTGCATGAGAATTCATTTGGTAATCACTTTCAGCAATGCGTTTTGCCAAATGATTCACTTCCTCAGAGGTGGTCACCATAGCCCCGAAGTGATTATGTTTATCACTATAAGACGCTTTCATTGCTGCTCCTCGAGATCCAAGCGCCCCATCTCCATATACCTTTACAGATCGCACATGTAACTTTTCTGTTTTTACGATACCTTTAGGTAAATAATAATCTAGATTATTTGAAGTAGCACTTACCATTGCATATACACGCATATCTAATAATCCTACTTGTTGCAAGCTATCAATAAGCTCTATAACATCTCGATCAAGTCCTGCATCATTTACAGTTGTAAGACCATACTTAAAGCAAACCTCTTGAGCATCTAACAAAGCATTTATTTGCATCTCTCGATTTGCCACTGGCATTACCTTGTCAACAAGCCCCATTGGACTATCAACAAGAATACCTGTTGGCTCACCATTATGCAACTCTACAAAGCCACCAGGAACCATTGTTCTAGCATCTATCCCAGCCATTTCCAATGCTTTTTGATTAACAAGATACGCATGACCATCTATACGCTCCAATACAACGGGAGTATCAGGAAAAAGTTGATCCAATCTTTCCTTTGAAGGGAACAATTTTACTTCCCAATCATTTTGATCCCACCCTCTTCCTCTTAATACAACTGATTTATTTTCTTTTTGAAAAGCAACCATGCGTTGAATCACTTCCTCAAAGCTTGATGTTCCCGATAAATCTGCTATTTGACGGTTCATTCCCAATCCATAGAAATGACAATGAGCATCAATAAACCCTGGAACAATTGTTTTACCCTCAGCGTCTAATATTCTAGAAGAAGTATACCTATTCTGGATTTCCTCTTCATTTCCAATGGCTACAAATCTCCCATCTTCAATAGCAAAAGCACTAGCAGTAGAAAAAACTGAATCTACTGTGTAGACATTCGCATTAATAACCAAAAAATCAACTTCCTTTTTATTCGGAGCACAGCTCATTAAAAGCCCCCCTATGATTAATATTAGTTTTCTCATTTTAAATAAAATTTAATCAACAGAATTAACTATTGTATAGACATCGTCTAAAATACAAAAAGCATCTGTTCAAACAGATGCTTTTCTACACATATTCGCTTCCGCGAAAATAGACAGACGTGCTTAGTTACAGATCAAACTTATAAATGGCCCCACCCAATATTTGAAGACCTTGTACCTGATAATCCATCCAACGCGCATAGGTATTGCTCGTAAGATTATTAACTTTCACAAAAGCTGAAAGCTGTTTATTAAAACGATAACCGACATTAAAATTAACATCAAAATAACTATCTAACGTTATTTGCTGTGGAGCTTCATAGGTTGGGTCATTTGGCGATAGTAATTGGTTTTTAGAAAACATATCTTCACGTTCCCCCATATAAAATAAATTAGCACCTGCATACCACTGTTCATTAATCTGATAATCCATAAAAAACGATCCTCGAATCTTTGGTAAATTCCAAGCTTCCTCTTCTTCTGAAAGGGTATACTTCATAACCTCCGCATTAATACCTAATGTAAAATCCCTATTAATATCAACAGAAAGCTCCCCAAAACCAGAAAACGTTTTCACATGATCGTACACTATTCCAAACGAATTCCCATATTTATACCCAAAAGAATCTCCTGTGGTATCCATTGGATTTGATAAAAACAGGGCACGGTCTCTAGCGGCTGTATAACTTCCTTTAAAATGATATCCAAGATTAGGTAAAAATTTTCCCTTAATACCTGCATAAGCATCGTACTGCATATCAGTAGGTCTGATAGTAAGAGTAGGAGATACAAATGGATTTTCATCAACAAAGGCACGGTAACTATTCTGTTCTAAACCTCCTTCGATACCTCCATAAATAGTAACATACTCATCAATCAATCGATAGGATGCTGTAATTTGAGGATAGATGTATAGATTTCCATCATTGGCTTTTGTATCTCTTCCATAAAAAATTGAAGCTCCTAATTTCAAGGTTACATCATCCTTTTTCAATTCAAAACTAGGTGTAGCCCCAGCTAATAGATACCCGTAATCTATACCATTACTTCCTTCAAAATTACGATTAAAATTTCCATTAAGATAATCAGCCGTAAGGACTAGTTGTATGTTTTCGTTTGAAGATGGAATACTAAATTTAGGTTTAAAAACAAATCGAGTTTCGTTACTATCAAACCTATCCCACATACCATTTACTAACAACTCAGCACTCTCAAAAATGGCATCCTCGAATTCAACTTTAGCCCCTACCTCGGCTCCTAAATATCGTTGATGCACGTCTGACATATCATTCAAAGCTACATTTATAAATTGTTCTTGTGGAATTCCATACCAGTTATAGACTTTATGCAAGGCTCCGGCCCGAATTCCCCATGCCATATCCCTATCTCTGTAGGTATAGCCTAGATCAATTTTTGAATCAAAAAAATGATCCTCCACCAATACATCAGCAATCCCTCCTTGAGAGGAATGATGACGAACTCCCACATCAAAAGCATCATTCCTACTTAAGGTCATTCCTGTGTAAAAATCAAATACTACATTTGAATAATTTCCTACCCCCAGAGATGCATACGAATTATAAAGTTGTTCTTTAGGTCCTTTCCGTACTGAAGAAGCAACTCCCTTTGCTGGCGTAAATGTTGAAGCCACTGGAACAGAAAAAATAGTATATTTAATTTTCTTTTTAGTAAGAATAATTGAATCGCTAATAGATGGAAGCTCACGCAATTTAAATGCATCAGCTATTGAAGGTGTATATGGCTTAACAACATTAATTACTTCCGTTCCTAATGGTTTATCCTGAGCATTTACAACTGATGTAATTAATAAGGCTGAAAAAATATATTGGAGCTTTCGCATAAATTTAAATCTTGAATTAACATTTAGTGTTTTCATCTTGGAAATCAGTTTTAGTTACCATCAGGATTAACCGATGCATTTCTTTTAGATTCCTCGTTTTTGATACGTGCTAGTTCCGAAGATGCCTCAGCTACGATATCCGGATACTCCGCAAAATTTTGCACCACACTATCCAAAATGTAGGTAGCTTGATAAGCATCACCCAACGCATAAAAGTTTTTAGCCATTAGGACTAAACCGCGAGCACTAAACTCTTTATAACCGCCAAACTCTTTAGCTAAATTCTGTACTGCCTGATTTGAAGCATCATACTTATCTTCTTTATGTTTAAAGTAAGCATCATAATACAAGGCCTCTGCAGCCAATCCACCTGTAGCAACTTTCCTAACTTCTGCGTAGGCTGTCTTAGCCCTATTTTCATCACCTGTCTGCATTGAAGATCTGGCAATCATGATATGAGCATCACTTTTTATTCTATTGTCTACTCCTTTAGCACTTAATACTTTTTCTGCATATGAGATGGTTTCACTATAATCTTTCATCTCATAATAAATTTTCATAAGATTGGACTGAGCATAGGTAATATTCTGAGACACATTGGATTCATTTTCCAAACGTTTCAACAATGGTATAGCTTTATTGGTATTTTGATCATCCAAATATAGCTGGCTCAATCTAGCTAAAGACTGCTCTGTATATTCATTTTTACCTCGGTCAACCACGTACTCATAATGAGGAACAGATTGTGACTTTTGATTTTTAGAAAAATACAACTGTGCTAGGTAAAAATTCGCTTGTAAAGCATGAAGCCCACTTGGAAACTCGCGAACATATCCCTCGAAACCTTTAATGGCAGCATCAGGTTTATTTTGAAGGTATTGTCTTTCAGCTGACTCAAATGTTGCATTATCCAATTCAGCATTAGTAACTTCAACAAAGTCAAGGCCTTTTACCCAAGCTGCATATTCATCTACACGTCCCAAATCAACATAAATCAATTTTGCAGTTGCCACTGCTTGTGAAGCCTCCTGTGTGTTAGGGTAATCACGAGCTATAGATTTGAACTTCATCAAAGCTTGTTCGTTTTGATTTCCATTGTAATACACCAACCCTTCTCGTAATAATGCTCTTGGGACAAAAGCACTATTCCTATACTCACTCACTAATCTATTGTATACATCAATACCTTTGGAGGTCTGATTCTCTAATATATAGGTATTCCCCAATTCAAACATTGCATCTTGTCTCAAATGTGACTTTGGATATGCATTTACAAACTTATTGAGTTCTTCGATCTTTGTCGCATTACGATTTACAAAACCATAACTTATAGCTTTTTGAAAATGTGCATAATCTGTATCTGGCCCTTTCATCGCAATAGCCTTGTTATAAGCTTCCATTGCTGGCCAATAAGATCGGTTTACAAAATGGCTATCTCCTAAACGCAACCAAGCATCTACTAATCGTGAGTTATCACTTGAATTCTTATTTACATAGTTGTTAAAATGGCTTGCCGACTGTTGATAGTTCTTTTGATTAAAATAAGCATATGCAATGCTGTATTCTATGTTCGAAAATTCTGGCGTAGTCGAGGCTATTGAATTCTGTTGAAATTGTCTATACCCTATTAAGGCCGCCTCATAGTTTCCAAGTAAATAATCTGTTTCAGCCTTCCAATAGGTAGCCTTTGCTATAAAACTATTATCACGAGGTTCTTTAAGTGATTTCTCAAAATAAGATTTAGCCTCATGATATTTCTCATCATTGAACAATTCAATTCCTCTGTAATATGAAACTCTCTGATACACCTCTTTACTAGCAAAATTTCGATTGTTTTCCAACAAATCCAAAGCCGCTTCATAATTA harbors:
- a CDS encoding amidohydrolase: MRKLILIIGGLLMSCAPNKKEVDFLVINANVYTVDSVFSTASAFAIEDGRFVAIGNEEEIQNRYTSSRILDAEGKTIVPGFIDAHCHFYGLGMNRQIADLSGTSSFEEVIQRMVAFQKENKSVVLRGRGWDQNDWEVKLFPSKERLDQLFPDTPVVLERIDGHAYLVNQKALEMAGIDARTMVPGGFVELHNGEPTGILVDSPMGLVDKVMPVANREMQINALLDAQEVCFKYGLTTVNDAGLDRDVIELIDSLQQVGLLDMRVYAMVSATSNNLDYYLPKGIVKTEKLHVRSVKVYGDGALGSRGAAMKASYSDKHNHFGAMVTTSEEVNHLAKRIAESDYQMNSHAIGDSANVVILKAYQSALQGKGDRRWKIEHAQIVDVNDFDYFSKGIIPSIQPTHATSDMYWAEERIGSSRMQGAYAYKTLLEKAGLVALGTDFPVEQVNPFHTFYAAVARKDSKLFPQEGFQMKDALSRQEALRGMTIWSAYSNFEEKEKGSIEIGKWADFIVLDKDIMRVPIDEVLMMKVEQTYLGGKQVN
- a CDS encoding DUF2911 domain-containing protein, producing the protein MKPLITMALICLFTAFSTTNAIAQKFPSIDKSPHDISYYRADRNAPPTMKIVYGRPLKNGRTIFGGIIPYDKVWRTGANEATEITFYKDVVFGGQAVKAGTYSLFTIPGKKEWTFILNKDLDIWGAYSYKEDLDVARVVVPVEKLEDTIEAFSITFSGSESGVDLVLGWDTTKTSVTIEL
- a CDS encoding tetratricopeptide repeat protein; the encoded protein is MKKTSFLRLLALFCFSASTFAQQSKIYTHSQKDFQDALTLYNNKQYQAAQALFTSVKEKATDEETQANCAYYIANSAIRLNKIGADKLMEDFVADYPTSTKRNTAYIDVADYYFEQGKYPQALKWYDRVMESNMSHKERERFNFNKGYALFTAKKYKDSRAYFETVTHTPTYGAQAKYYIGYMAYQSDDYRQANQYFDQIQTDEQLSEKLSYYQADMSFKTGDFNKAIEQATNQLQKSNDADEVSELNKIIGESYFNLKEYDKAIPFLTNYKGKKGKFNNTDFYLLGYSYYKGNDYESAINQFNKIIDGQNSVSQNAYYHLAECYLNTDKKQQALNAFRNASQMTFNPQIQQDAYLNYARLSYEIGNPYESVPQVLLTFLKTYPASPQKEEMESLLVDSYITSRNYEAALDLLENNRNFASKEVYQRVSYYRGIELFNDEKYHEAKSYFEKSLKEPRDNSFIAKATYWKAETDYLLGNYEAALIGYRQFQQNSIASTTPEFSNIEYSIAYAYFNQKNYQQSASHFNNYVNKNSSDNSRLVDAWLRLGDSHFVNRSYWPAMEAYNKAIAMKGPDTDYAHFQKAISYGFVNRNATKIEELNKFVNAYPKSHLRQDAMFELGNTYILENQTSKGIDVYNRLVSEYRNSAFVPRALLREGLVYYNGNQNEQALMKFKSIARDYPNTQEASQAVATAKLIYVDLGRVDEYAAWVKGLDFVEVTNAELDNATFESAERQYLQNKPDAAIKGFEGYVREFPSGLHALQANFYLAQLYFSKNQKSQSVPHYEYVVDRGKNEYTEQSLARLSQLYLDDQNTNKAIPLLKRLENESNVSQNITYAQSNLMKIYYEMKDYSETISYAEKVLSAKGVDNRIKSDAHIMIARSSMQTGDENRAKTAYAEVRKVATGGLAAEALYYDAYFKHKEDKYDASNQAVQNLAKEFGGYKEFSARGLVLMAKNFYALGDAYQATYILDSVVQNFAEYPDIVAEASSELARIKNEESKRNASVNPDGN